One genomic segment of Fervidobacterium pennivorans includes these proteins:
- a CDS encoding carbohydrate ABC transporter permease, with translation MKRSTRRALAGYMYTLPWIIGFAVFTAYPFFYSLYLSFFNVNFTVDGIEATFVGWKYYIYAFRTDPAFPINFWNTIINIVLSTPLIIIFSLIVAILLNRKLVARAFFRLLYFLPVVIVSGPVVAELVANNAASIVDPRRYFIYRFFQMIPNTISYPFLYMFNNLVLILWFSGVQIIFFLAGLQKISNSIYEAAQIDGANDWVIFWKITLPLIKPFVLVNTIYTIVDLASFANNAVNTSITQHMFDIDKPYSYSAALSWIYFAAVMLILGIAYLLLRERRKTRI, from the coding sequence ATGAAGAGAAGCACAAGAAGAGCACTTGCTGGTTACATGTACACATTGCCCTGGATAATAGGCTTCGCTGTTTTCACAGCTTATCCGTTCTTTTACTCACTCTACTTGAGCTTCTTTAACGTCAATTTTACAGTTGATGGAATTGAAGCTACATTTGTTGGATGGAAGTACTACATCTACGCCTTCAGAACAGACCCAGCGTTCCCGATAAATTTCTGGAACACGATAATCAATATCGTGTTATCCACGCCTTTAATCATCATATTCTCACTGATAGTTGCAATACTACTCAATAGAAAACTTGTAGCGAGGGCATTCTTTAGACTGCTTTACTTCTTGCCAGTCGTCATTGTAAGTGGTCCTGTTGTGGCTGAGCTTGTCGCAAACAACGCGGCAAGTATAGTTGACCCGAGAAGGTACTTCATATACAGATTCTTCCAAATGATACCGAACACGATAAGCTATCCGTTTTTATACATGTTTAATAACTTGGTGTTGATTCTCTGGTTCTCAGGCGTACAGATTATATTCTTCCTCGCAGGGTTACAGAAGATAAGCAACAGCATATACGAGGCTGCTCAGATAGATGGAGCAAACGACTGGGTTATCTTTTGGAAGATAACACTACCCCTTATAAAACCATTTGTCTTGGTGAACACGATTTATACCATTGTTGACCTTGCTTCATTCGCAAACAACGCAGTTAATACAAGTATAACTCAACATATGTTTGACATAGACAAGCCGTACTCATACTCCGCTGCCTTATCTTGGATATACTTTGCAGCAGTTATGCTGATTCTTGGTATCGCGTATCTGTTGTTACGCGAAAGGAGGAAGACAAGGATATGA